Proteins found in one Tamandua tetradactyla isolate mTamTet1 chromosome 1, mTamTet1.pri, whole genome shotgun sequence genomic segment:
- the DUSP15 gene encoding dual specificity protein phosphatase 15 isoform X2: MGIWVVSILNYSGVLTVTISTAENIHPLHTAAASVDEVPGSRIAGSKDAKDPDQLGQNKITHIISIHESPQPLLQDITYLRIPVADTPEVPIKKHFKECVNFIHCCRLNGGNCLVHCTTIVTAYVMTVTGLGWRDVLDAIKATRPIANPNPGFKQQLEEFGWGSSRKLRQQLEERFGESPFRDEEELRALLPLCRRCRQGSATSAASGPPPPGASEGSLQRLMPRTPREVHRPLPLLARVKQTFSCLPRCLSRKGGK, from the exons atgggcatttgggttgtttctattcTTAACTATTCTGGTGTGCTTACTGTTACAATCAGTACTGCAGAGAACATCCATCCTTTACACACAGCAGCTGCTTCTGTGGACGAGGTGCctggaagtagaattgctgggtcaaagg ATGCCAAAGACCCGGATCAGTTGGGCCAGAATAAGATTACACACATCATCTCCATCCACGAGTCACCCCAGCCTCTCCTGCAG GACATAACCTACCTTCGCATCCCAGTGGCTGACACCCCTGAGGTACCCAT CAAAAAGCATTTCAAAGAATGTGTTAACTTCATCCACTGTTGCCGCCTCAATGGAGGGAACTGCCTTGTGCACTG TACCACCATCGTGACGGCGTATGTGATGACTGTGACGGGGCTGGGCTGGCGCGACGTGCTTGATGCCATCAAGGCCACCCGGCCCATCGCCAACCCCAACCCAGGCTTCAAGCAGCAGCTTGAGGAGTTCGGCTGGGGCAGCTCCCGGAAG CTCCGCCAGCAGCTGGAGGAGCGCTTCGGAGAGAGCCCTTTCCGAGACGAGGAGGAGCTGCGCGCGCTGCTGCCGCTGTGCAGACGCTGCCGCCAGGGCTCTGCGACCTCGGCCGCGTCTGGCCCGCCGCCCCCGGGCGCCTCCGAGGGATCTCTGCAGCGCCTGATGCCACGGACGCCCCGTGAGGTTCACCGGCCGCTGCCGCTGCTAGCGCGCGTCAAGCAGACTTTCTCTTGCCTCCCGCGGTGTCTGTCCCGCAAAGGGGGCAAGTGA
- the DUSP15 gene encoding dual specificity protein phosphatase 15 isoform X3 — MGNGMTKVLPGLYLGNFIDAKDPDQLGQNKITHIISIHESPQPLLQDITYLRIPVADTPEVPIKKHFKECVNFIHCCRLNGGNCLVHCFAGISRSTTIVTAYVMTVTGLGWRDVLDAIKATRPIANPNPGFKQQLEEFGWGSSRKLRQQLEERFGESPFRDEEELRALLPLCRRCRQGSATSAASGPPPPGASEGSLQRLMPRTPREVHRPLPLLARVKQTFSCLPRCLSRKGGK; from the exons ATGGGGAATGGCATGACCAAG GTACTTCCTGGACTCTACCTCGGAAACTTCATTG ATGCCAAAGACCCGGATCAGTTGGGCCAGAATAAGATTACACACATCATCTCCATCCACGAGTCACCCCAGCCTCTCCTGCAG GACATAACCTACCTTCGCATCCCAGTGGCTGACACCCCTGAGGTACCCAT CAAAAAGCATTTCAAAGAATGTGTTAACTTCATCCACTGTTGCCGCCTCAATGGAGGGAACTGCCTTGTGCACTG CTTTGCAGGCATCTCCCGCAGTACCACCATCGTGACGGCGTATGTGATGACTGTGACGGGGCTGGGCTGGCGCGACGTGCTTGATGCCATCAAGGCCACCCGGCCCATCGCCAACCCCAACCCAGGCTTCAAGCAGCAGCTTGAGGAGTTCGGCTGGGGCAGCTCCCGGAAG CTCCGCCAGCAGCTGGAGGAGCGCTTCGGAGAGAGCCCTTTCCGAGACGAGGAGGAGCTGCGCGCGCTGCTGCCGCTGTGCAGACGCTGCCGCCAGGGCTCTGCGACCTCGGCCGCGTCTGGCCCGCCGCCCCCGGGCGCCTCCGAGGGATCTCTGCAGCGCCTGATGCCACGGACGCCCCGTGAGGTTCACCGGCCGCTGCCGCTGCTAGCGCGCGTCAAGCAGACTTTCTCTTGCCTCCCGCGGTGTCTGTCCCGCAAAGGGGGCAAGTGA
- the DUSP15 gene encoding dual specificity protein phosphatase 15 isoform X5: MTVTGLGWRDVLDAIKATRPIANPNPGFKQQLEEFGWGSSRKLRQQLEERFGESPFRDEEELRALLPLCRRCRQGSATSAASGPPPPGASEGSLQRLMPRTPREVHRPLPLLARVKQTFSCLPRCLSRKGGK; this comes from the exons ATGACTGTGACGGGGCTGGGCTGGCGCGACGTGCTTGATGCCATCAAGGCCACCCGGCCCATCGCCAACCCCAACCCAGGCTTCAAGCAGCAGCTTGAGGAGTTCGGCTGGGGCAGCTCCCGGAAG CTCCGCCAGCAGCTGGAGGAGCGCTTCGGAGAGAGCCCTTTCCGAGACGAGGAGGAGCTGCGCGCGCTGCTGCCGCTGTGCAGACGCTGCCGCCAGGGCTCTGCGACCTCGGCCGCGTCTGGCCCGCCGCCCCCGGGCGCCTCCGAGGGATCTCTGCAGCGCCTGATGCCACGGACGCCCCGTGAGGTTCACCGGCCGCTGCCGCTGCTAGCGCGCGTCAAGCAGACTTTCTCTTGCCTCCCGCGGTGTCTGTCCCGCAAAGGGGGCAAGTGA
- the DUSP15 gene encoding dual specificity protein phosphatase 15 isoform X1, which produces MGIWVVSILNYSGVLTVTISTAENIHPLHTAAASVDEVPGSRIAGSKDAKDPDQLGQNKITHIISIHESPQPLLQDITYLRIPVADTPEVPIKKHFKECVNFIHCCRLNGGNCLVHCFAGISRSTTIVTAYVMTVTGLGWRDVLDAIKATRPIANPNPGFKQQLEEFGWGSSRKLRQQLEERFGESPFRDEEELRALLPLCRRCRQGSATSAASGPPPPGASEGSLQRLMPRTPREVHRPLPLLARVKQTFSCLPRCLSRKGGK; this is translated from the exons atgggcatttgggttgtttctattcTTAACTATTCTGGTGTGCTTACTGTTACAATCAGTACTGCAGAGAACATCCATCCTTTACACACAGCAGCTGCTTCTGTGGACGAGGTGCctggaagtagaattgctgggtcaaagg ATGCCAAAGACCCGGATCAGTTGGGCCAGAATAAGATTACACACATCATCTCCATCCACGAGTCACCCCAGCCTCTCCTGCAG GACATAACCTACCTTCGCATCCCAGTGGCTGACACCCCTGAGGTACCCAT CAAAAAGCATTTCAAAGAATGTGTTAACTTCATCCACTGTTGCCGCCTCAATGGAGGGAACTGCCTTGTGCACTG CTTTGCAGGCATCTCCCGCAGTACCACCATCGTGACGGCGTATGTGATGACTGTGACGGGGCTGGGCTGGCGCGACGTGCTTGATGCCATCAAGGCCACCCGGCCCATCGCCAACCCCAACCCAGGCTTCAAGCAGCAGCTTGAGGAGTTCGGCTGGGGCAGCTCCCGGAAG CTCCGCCAGCAGCTGGAGGAGCGCTTCGGAGAGAGCCCTTTCCGAGACGAGGAGGAGCTGCGCGCGCTGCTGCCGCTGTGCAGACGCTGCCGCCAGGGCTCTGCGACCTCGGCCGCGTCTGGCCCGCCGCCCCCGGGCGCCTCCGAGGGATCTCTGCAGCGCCTGATGCCACGGACGCCCCGTGAGGTTCACCGGCCGCTGCCGCTGCTAGCGCGCGTCAAGCAGACTTTCTCTTGCCTCCCGCGGTGTCTGTCCCGCAAAGGGGGCAAGTGA
- the DUSP15 gene encoding dual specificity protein phosphatase 15 isoform X4: protein MTEGVLPGLYLGNFIDAKDPDQLGQNKITHIISIHESPQPLLQDITYLRIPVADTPEVPIKKHFKECVNFIHCCRLNGGNCLVHCFAGISRSTTIVTAYVMTVTGLGWRDVLDAIKATRPIANPNPGFKQQLEEFGWGSSRKLRQQLEERFGESPFRDEEELRALLPLCRRCRQGSATSAASGPPPPGASEGSLQRLMPRTPREVHRPLPLLARVKQTFSCLPRCLSRKGGK, encoded by the exons ATGACCGAGGGG GTACTTCCTGGACTCTACCTCGGAAACTTCATTG ATGCCAAAGACCCGGATCAGTTGGGCCAGAATAAGATTACACACATCATCTCCATCCACGAGTCACCCCAGCCTCTCCTGCAG GACATAACCTACCTTCGCATCCCAGTGGCTGACACCCCTGAGGTACCCAT CAAAAAGCATTTCAAAGAATGTGTTAACTTCATCCACTGTTGCCGCCTCAATGGAGGGAACTGCCTTGTGCACTG CTTTGCAGGCATCTCCCGCAGTACCACCATCGTGACGGCGTATGTGATGACTGTGACGGGGCTGGGCTGGCGCGACGTGCTTGATGCCATCAAGGCCACCCGGCCCATCGCCAACCCCAACCCAGGCTTCAAGCAGCAGCTTGAGGAGTTCGGCTGGGGCAGCTCCCGGAAG CTCCGCCAGCAGCTGGAGGAGCGCTTCGGAGAGAGCCCTTTCCGAGACGAGGAGGAGCTGCGCGCGCTGCTGCCGCTGTGCAGACGCTGCCGCCAGGGCTCTGCGACCTCGGCCGCGTCTGGCCCGCCGCCCCCGGGCGCCTCCGAGGGATCTCTGCAGCGCCTGATGCCACGGACGCCCCGTGAGGTTCACCGGCCGCTGCCGCTGCTAGCGCGCGTCAAGCAGACTTTCTCTTGCCTCCCGCGGTGTCTGTCCCGCAAAGGGGGCAAGTGA